The sequence tggaagagaggattgataatttagatatttgattgatcttgaaatctttgtttattgcttaattgcttgattacaaatgagggtgaAGCCTTCTATTTATACTACACAATGGAATAGTCTAGAATACTACACAATCTACtagtatctagatatttcttagtaTTATGATACTTCTACACCTAGATATTTTATAAGATCATTCTACACATTTTCTACACACTTTGTCTACTACattttacaagaagtttctacataatggattatgatcttgatccaaaatatttgaTACTTACAATcccaaatcaagtttagtttccaacatacATACCTACCCCTCAATTTATACATCTACTATAGAAAAAAATAATAGTACGATTAAACTAGGAATAATGACCTTCATATTCTTCCTAAAAATCTCCTCATTGCCTTCGTACAATTTATACGCAAACAGAAAATTTGCTTGTCGGTGCCTACATCAAACATTCGCATAGACCAtgtgaaaatattattatttaacAAATTCCAGATACTTCATAGTTCAAAAAGTGATCATgataataagtaaattttttttacCTCATATTAATCCTGTGACTGCCGGGGGAAAATTCACAAACTCATAACCATTGACTATTACCATCATGGAGGGTCTCCAAATAACAAAGACGGATCATCAAATTCATAATGTTTGAATATGACCAAAAcgcgagaagaaaaaaaaaacaagtaGCAAAACCAACAATtgctaaatataaataaaaaggaaTATCGAAGCTCAGTTATGTGCATACATTCAAGCAAGAAAACATGAAAATGCCATGACTGCAATACATTGGCTGCCTCACCAAGATACAAAGCCATTTTTCTCCTAACTCAAACAATCTCCCACATATTTATCATCATAGCCTTTCCTTGTTGACCGGCTTTGCGATAGCGGCGTTACAATTTACAAATGATACCTCAaacattattagtatacattaaACTAATTAGAAAAATGACCAATCTAACCATGTGAACAGTACCAAGCTTTAGTATTAGAGATTAATTACTTAGTATATATGTATAACTAGATATTAGGTCTGCACGGTCTCGCGGATTGATGGTTCATTGGTTATCAACTTTAGGTGAAAATCGTCTAAGGGTGCAACTgcagttattttatttatttaattttttttttttggcattgtCATATTTACAATACAAAATATATAGATAGAAAGTGATGGCAGTTGTATATTTACAttacaaaatatattaaaagttactGCCTTTCATATTAAAAGTTATTGAGTTTTTTTTGCAGGGATTCAAGAGATTGGGTTGTTGGTCagttgttcttttttttttttccttttttcttcATAGATGTAGGTACCTGTATGAGTATGAAATGAGTTAGTAGTGTGTATTTTGTTATGAACTAAGATTGTAAATAAACCTTCGTGCCTGAAATGGAAccgactccggattgatctttgaatcgtgtgatCACTTTTttaatcgaatatttcgacccaattagccacgggttacacggagtttcgattgggataagacaaagactagattgttgtcttggctaaaagaaaacaatcaaaacaaTTGCAGAGATTTATCTTCTAATTGTTTAAGTTGAAAGTGTGTGTAAAAGGTTAAAATTCTAgaacctttttcaaatacacaaaggttgtatttataatgggtcaaaaggtttcttgaaaagtcacaacctttgattcatacccaTTAATGACTTGGAAGTTTACATTCATGTATTTAGACTCAAAATGGTCTAAAAACATGAAAAAACGTAGTTTAAATGCCCTGGAACAATTCCAAAATGTTTGGGGTTcgaatgtgccttttgggttgaaaaggcaCCTTTTCAGCGAGTCCAGTATTAAGCCGCACCGCGGGTCCAGGAGCCGCACCTCGGGCTATCAAAGCAAAACACTTACAAACATGCAAAAACTCTCAACCTTGAAATcatgccttaagccgcgccgcgagcccaggagccgcgccgcggcttaaagctactgcacaccaaaattttgtttaagcttattttcaaatgtgtttagcctttcaagtcgtgtttcgcattccttaagttccaattcgcattccttaagttccaaaCATTATTTTCAAGTGCAAAACAATACCTCAAACCACCTCacgttttacgaacgtgtactccacactctccgaattcgTGTAATGTATCAATGGTTTGAAAACACTTTTAACCTAGTAATCCAATCCCTAAAATgaacgttggatcatgctaaaatcaccaacaaatttcccccattttagtatgatccttgattactaaaatacaaacaattagaaactaatgcataagtgtaaatgtcacatggattgaatttacacatagtatattacgcgtgcaagaattcgaaaatcagggtgctctaatagTGTAAACCCATCAATTCATTTAAAAACCTGTCGATAATATACACACTAGTTCCATAATCTCTAACAATACAAACTTGACACTATTaggagccatgtgtcccaatccaatCAGAACATATAGAAAACTAAGTTCAACGCTTTCTTAAAGCGGCTCAACTTCATGTCCACTTAGGTAGCTCTCTTCAATCTTGCTCTTTTCAAGAGAACTATTAAGAAGTCATAAACTTCAACCTCACTTTATCTTGTACCTCCGAACACATACCTTTGGAATTATATGAAAACATGTGTTCCAATCTTCTCAAAATaggctttcctcattgaattcagctcctagcgttgtactagaagggaattgggtatcccacttTGAAATATTtagatggacttcaatcccacaccaATAGCCTACTTGTGCACCGAGTCCCTGGCTAGTCCCTTGGTCAAGTGATCCGCTAGATTTTGTTCCGATCTAACAAAATCAATGGAGATCACTCCATTCGTGTTTAATTCACGTACCATGGAATGTCTAACACCCAAGTGTCTAGACTTACCATTATACATGTGACTATAAGCCTTAGCCACCGTTGAAGCACTATCACAATGCATACCAATAGGAGGAACGGGCTTTGGCCACAAAGGAATTTCATATACCAAATTCCTTAACCACTTGACTTCATTACCCGTCGCAGCCAATGCAACAAATTCCGACTCCATTGTCGAATTTATAATACATGTTTGCTTCTTGGAAGCCCATGAAATTACCCCTCCAGCAAGTAGGAATATCCAACCAGTAGTAGAAGAATGATCTTCCATATTAGTTATCCAACTTGCATCCGAATAACCTTCTAGGATAGAAGGGAAGCCGGTATATGTGATACCAAAGTCCTTGGTTTGCCTCAAGTACTTAAATACTCTATTCACAGCTTTCCAATGGTGAGAAACCGGGTTACTAGTAAATCTACTCAATTTACCCACCGCATAGGCAATATCCGGTCTAGTGCAAgtcattgcatacattaaacaCCATATAGCACTCGATTATTTAAGTTGATACACAGCTGAACCCATATTGGGTAAGATCTTCAGAGTAGGATCAATGGGAGTACTCACCGGGGAGGTATCCTCAAGATTGAACTTCTTGAGAATCTTCTTAATATAATGCGATTGAGTTATCGTGATGCCATTGTCACCACGGATGATCCTTATCCCAAGAATCACATCCGCAACCCCCATATCCTTCAACGAAAACTTAGATGACAAAAATTGTTTGGTCTTATCAACttgatgaaatgccccgttcatactgattataaacgattcacgatagttgatttcattgcgaggtatttgacctctaaatgatacattttacaaacattacattcgtttttaaaagacaaactttcattacatcgaaagttgacggcatgcatatcatttcataatatatccaactataaatgacttaataatattcttgatgaattcaacgactcgaatgcaacgtcttttgaaatatgccatgaatgactccaagtaatatctttaaaatgagcaaatgcacagcggaagatttctttcatacctgagaataaacatgcttgaaagtgtcaaccaaaaggttggtgagttcatagatttatcgtaaacaataaaattcagtgattgttgatagaccacaagatttaaaatgtgcatggtacaaatgagcccgaatcatatacccacatgtaatgtacatgcgatttcttttaaatacagtacacctttctcgtgtacgaaatcatttatcATAAATCTTAGtacccgtacacatatctcgtgtacaaaataacatacacataacctgtgtataaaatcattctctcgatacataacattcgcttttctttgcttggcttggtaactgaccttaacatataatgcgcatcaataatatccctaaaataaacagaactttcagtctgtaataaatatataaacctcgaagtactaaacaccacgcccactagctcttccgtctagtgaatattctgggtgggggaaatattcacatcaattagtggcaattataaagtCCAACTAATTcagtaataatcaacagaacttctgtttgtataataattcattcgaggaatgttttgcttgtgtctatctcgtcaaaaatttataaaaacatctcatgtattctcagtccaaaaatatagatttcaaaggcatttaataaaacagttgtaaagacagcgcatgtattctcagtcccaaaaatataaagagtaaaagggaatcaaatgaactcacgcatataaatattgtaaaacagttattaaaactttgcatgaattcacagtccaaaaaaatgtaatgagtaaaaagggagcaaatgaactcacgatacaatattttgtagtaaaaatattcacacgacgaaacaaaacaatgcagggttggcctcggattcacgaacctatatcatttatatatatattaacacatataattgtaatcgaacaactttatatattatatcttaaattatatatcttatatatttaatttgtatatatatttaatatagttaatatttatatgattcatattatattaaaaatcaataatttgttacatgtaaatacatatataaataatgttattatgtttaatttataatttatatgtaatattaatataattatagaatatgtaataagtatatttttatatacaacctATTTATATGTTatgatataatactaataatagcaatgatactaataatttaacCAAATGATCATTTtgataaaaacgataattttaaaaataatgataactttactaataatgatatttttaataaaaatgataataataataataataataataataataataataataataataacaataataataataataataataataataataataataataataataataataataataataataataataataataatggttttaatgaTAATGtgcataatacttgtaaaaataataataataataataataaccttattatatattatgttatatatttaactctattgattaatttgtattttattattttacattattatatatatacacacacatttatttacacacaattgttcgtgaatcgtcgaaaatagtcaatagtcaaatggatatatgaaacagttcaaaatttttgagacttatcctaacagacttttcttatcgtgtcaaaaatattaaatcgtatcgagagtttggtttaaaattagtcaaaaaattGCGGGTCGTCA comes from Rutidosis leptorrhynchoides isolate AG116_Rl617_1_P2 chromosome 4, CSIRO_AGI_Rlap_v1, whole genome shotgun sequence and encodes:
- the LOC139842300 gene encoding secreted RxLR effector protein 161-like, with translation MTCTRPDIAYAVGKLSRFTSNPVSHHWKAVNRVFKYLRQTKDFGITYTGFPSILEGYSDASWITNMEDHSSTTGWIFLLAGGVISWASKKQTCIINSTMESEFVALAATGNEVKWLRNLVYEIPLWPKPVPPIGMHCDSASTVAKAYSHMYNGKSRHLGVRHSMVRELNTNGVISIDFVRSEQNLADHLTKGLARDSVHK